A single genomic interval of Porphyromonas sp. oral taxon 275 harbors:
- a CDS encoding dipeptidase, with amino-acid sequence MRKYAILGACALTLAALTPERAAACSDLIVGKKASADGSIMVSYSADSHTLYGDLVHYPAKSWGKGLMLEVHEWDTGKPLGFIPQAPITYNVVGNMNEHQVAITESTWGGRKELSDPKGIMDYGSLIYIALQRSQSAREAIRVMTGLVRDYGYYSSGESFTIADKNEVWVLEMIGKGPKKKGATWVAIRIPDDAISAHANQARIHKIPFGDKENCMYEKDVVNLAREYGWFKGKDKDFDFQKAYNPYDFSGLRACEARVWSFFREFDKSMDKYTKLVKGDVNEEPMPLYIIPERKVTLADVRKGMRNHYEGTPLSMTQDPGAGAYRVPYRWRPMTFNVNGQEYVNERAIATQQTGFVLIAQLRSWLPDAVGGILWFGVDDANTAVLTPMYASITSIPECYRRGNGSMTEFSWTSAFWIHNWVANMAYHKYEPMIADIRPVQQQLEKGFDELVKTTDAKALELLKANPQQAISYLTEVCAKTANGTTERWKKLGEYLMVKYMDGNVKKEKDGKFEENGYGQIVMPSFPGYDKDYYERIATSNEAGRLEVPKDKK; translated from the coding sequence ATGAGAAAATATGCTATCCTCGGGGCCTGTGCGCTGACGCTGGCAGCACTCACGCCCGAGCGCGCCGCAGCCTGCTCCGACCTGATTGTCGGCAAGAAGGCCTCCGCCGACGGCTCCATCATGGTCAGCTACTCCGCTGACTCGCACACCCTCTATGGCGACCTCGTCCACTACCCCGCCAAGAGCTGGGGCAAGGGGCTCATGCTCGAGGTACACGAGTGGGACACGGGCAAACCCCTCGGCTTCATCCCCCAGGCACCCATCACCTACAATGTCGTAGGCAATATGAACGAGCACCAGGTGGCCATCACCGAGAGTACCTGGGGCGGGCGCAAGGAGCTCTCCGACCCCAAGGGCATCATGGACTACGGCAGCCTAATCTACATCGCCCTGCAGCGTAGCCAGTCTGCCCGTGAGGCCATCCGCGTCATGACCGGTCTGGTACGAGACTACGGCTACTACAGCTCGGGCGAATCCTTCACTATCGCGGACAAGAACGAGGTCTGGGTGCTGGAGATGATCGGTAAGGGCCCGAAGAAGAAGGGCGCCACCTGGGTAGCTATCCGCATCCCCGATGACGCCATCAGCGCACACGCCAATCAGGCCCGCATCCACAAGATCCCCTTCGGCGACAAGGAAAACTGCATGTACGAGAAGGACGTCGTCAACCTCGCTCGCGAATACGGCTGGTTCAAGGGCAAGGATAAGGACTTCGACTTCCAGAAGGCCTATAATCCCTACGACTTCAGTGGGCTGCGCGCCTGCGAGGCTCGTGTGTGGAGCTTCTTCCGCGAGTTCGACAAGAGCATGGACAAGTACACCAAGCTCGTCAAGGGCGACGTCAACGAGGAGCCCATGCCTCTGTACATCATCCCTGAGCGTAAGGTGACGCTGGCCGACGTACGCAAGGGGATGCGCAATCACTACGAGGGTACGCCGCTCTCCATGACGCAGGACCCCGGGGCTGGCGCCTACCGCGTACCCTACCGCTGGCGTCCTATGACCTTCAACGTCAACGGGCAAGAGTACGTCAACGAGCGTGCCATCGCCACGCAGCAGACGGGCTTCGTCCTGATCGCCCAGCTGCGTAGCTGGCTGCCCGACGCTGTCGGCGGTATCCTGTGGTTCGGTGTCGACGATGCCAACACCGCCGTCCTGACGCCTATGTACGCCTCCATCACCAGCATCCCCGAGTGCTATCGCCGTGGCAACGGCAGCATGACGGAGTTCAGCTGGACGAGTGCCTTCTGGATACACAACTGGGTCGCGAACATGGCCTACCACAAGTACGAGCCCATGATCGCCGATATCCGCCCCGTGCAGCAGCAGCTGGAGAAGGGCTTCGACGAGCTGGTCAAGACGACCGACGCCAAGGCGCTGGAGCTGCTGAAGGCTAATCCTCAGCAGGCCATCAGCTACCTCACCGAGGTCTGCGCCAAGACAGCCAACGGCACGACGGAGCGCTGGAAGAAGCTCGGTGAGTACCTCATGGTCAAGTACATGGACGGCAACGTGAAGAAGGAGAAGGACGGTAAGTTCGAGGAGAACGGCTACGGTCAGATCGTCATGCCCTCCTTCCCAGGCTACGACAAGGACTACTACGAGCGCATCGCCACCAGCAACGAGGCAGGCCGCCTCGAGGTGCCGAAGGACAAGAAGTAG